Proteins found in one Labrenzia sp. VG12 genomic segment:
- a CDS encoding bifunctional alpha/beta hydrolase/OsmC family protein, whose product MANRPQKLEFDGAHGARLAARLDLPAGKVRAFALFAHCFTCSKDIPAARHIAGALAAEGIAVLRFDFTGLGGSGGDFSSTGFSSNVEDLKRAADFLRQNFQAPQLLIGHSLGGAAVLSVASEIPEARAVVTIGAPSDADHVIHNFKGAEDAIRRDGAGEVDLAGRSFTIRKEFLDDLEQQSVRDKVARLGKALLVMHAPLDDTVGIDNATNIFVAAKHPKSFVSLDKADHLLSRGVDAAYAARVIAGWASGYLDEEASGGDKAEKAGVDVVETGQGKFQAMVACGGHRLLADEPVDYGGLDSGLSPYGFLSAALGACTVMTLRMYADRKGLQVDRIGTQVLHGKVHAADCTDELKEKGGRIDRFERLITLEGDLDEATRTRMLEIADKCPVHRTLETGAAVVTREVGPAT is encoded by the coding sequence ATGGCAAATCGCCCGCAGAAACTGGAATTCGATGGCGCTCACGGCGCCAGGCTCGCAGCCCGGCTGGATCTTCCGGCCGGCAAGGTCCGGGCCTTCGCACTCTTTGCGCACTGTTTCACCTGTTCCAAGGACATCCCGGCGGCAAGGCACATCGCCGGTGCGCTGGCCGCAGAAGGCATAGCGGTCTTGAGGTTCGATTTCACCGGCCTCGGCGGCAGTGGTGGTGATTTTTCGTCCACCGGCTTTTCCTCCAATGTGGAAGACCTGAAGCGGGCCGCGGACTTCCTGCGGCAGAACTTCCAGGCGCCACAGCTGCTGATCGGACATTCCCTCGGCGGTGCCGCAGTCCTGTCTGTAGCAAGCGAGATCCCGGAAGCGCGCGCCGTTGTCACGATTGGCGCACCGTCCGACGCCGATCATGTGATCCATAACTTCAAGGGAGCCGAGGACGCGATCCGTCGCGACGGGGCTGGCGAAGTCGACCTGGCCGGTCGCTCCTTCACCATTCGCAAGGAATTCCTGGACGATCTGGAACAGCAGTCGGTTCGTGACAAGGTTGCCCGTCTTGGCAAGGCTCTTCTGGTCATGCATGCGCCGCTGGATGATACGGTCGGGATCGACAACGCGACCAATATCTTCGTCGCGGCCAAACATCCGAAAAGTTTCGTGTCCCTGGACAAGGCCGATCACCTTCTGTCGCGAGGTGTGGATGCCGCCTATGCAGCCCGCGTGATCGCCGGCTGGGCAAGCGGATACCTGGATGAAGAAGCGTCAGGAGGAGACAAAGCGGAAAAGGCAGGCGTCGATGTTGTCGAGACGGGGCAGGGGAAATTCCAGGCGATGGTCGCCTGCGGTGGGCACCGGTTGCTTGCGGATGAACCAGTGGATTATGGCGGCCTCGATAGTGGCTTGTCGCCCTACGGTTTCCTGTCGGCAGCGCTTGGGGCCTGTACGGTCATGACCTTGCGCATGTATGCGGACCGGAAAGGGCTTCAGGTCGACCGGATCGGCACGCAGGTCCTGCATGGCAAGGTTCATGCCGCCGATTGCACGGACGAATTGAAGGAAAAGGGTGGACGGATAGACCGGTTCGAGCGGCTGATCACGCTGGAGGGGGATCTTGACGAGGCCACAAGAACCCGGATGCTGGAAATCGCTGACAAATGTCCGGTGCACAGGACGCTTGAGACCGGTGCCGCCGTTGTGACGCGGGAAGTAGGCCCGGCCACCTGA
- a CDS encoding DUF2336 domain-containing protein gives MINDLLSLAQDSTPEKRHQLVEHVTELFVTGADSYQTEEITLFNTVLEGMLPTMEPEQKKTISEQLAPIDSTSNKVAYELAREEIDIARPMLTSSNALKTEDILRLAKTMGQGHLLAISKRKHLESNVTDVLLERGESPVKQSVAANDGAQISDWGSRLLIKLAERDEKIRDAMMERADVTESDYDRLIEQMPSQQQAKIRQMRKDNEDLINDLFHKASKVVASSKLERKATRINAKATLKEIRAGQRTLGKAITQLALSNNLFDICFLLSEMAGLEQKYVTNVMVRYDSTGVAVLCRAMGVENSDYHALCKARAMHNKQPQSTAENWANDYQSLSDRDARRLLSFMKIRLQTLETQAA, from the coding sequence ATGATCAATGACCTTCTAAGTCTTGCACAGGACAGCACCCCGGAAAAACGTCATCAACTGGTGGAGCATGTGACAGAACTTTTTGTCACCGGCGCCGACAGTTACCAGACGGAAGAGATCACGCTCTTCAACACGGTGCTGGAAGGCATGCTCCCGACAATGGAGCCGGAGCAGAAAAAAACGATCTCGGAGCAGCTCGCTCCGATCGACAGCACGTCCAACAAGGTCGCTTATGAACTGGCCCGGGAAGAGATCGATATCGCCCGGCCGATGCTGACATCGTCCAATGCTCTCAAGACCGAGGACATCCTGCGACTTGCCAAGACAATGGGCCAGGGACACCTGCTCGCCATTTCCAAACGCAAGCATCTGGAATCCAATGTCACCGACGTGTTGCTGGAGCGCGGAGAAAGCCCGGTCAAGCAATCGGTCGCAGCCAATGACGGCGCCCAGATCTCGGATTGGGGGTCACGATTGCTGATCAAACTGGCCGAGCGCGACGAGAAGATCCGCGACGCCATGATGGAACGGGCCGACGTCACCGAATCCGACTATGACAGGCTGATCGAGCAGATGCCGTCCCAGCAGCAGGCCAAGATCCGCCAGATGCGCAAGGACAATGAGGACCTGATCAACGACCTGTTCCACAAGGCCAGCAAGGTTGTTGCCAGTTCCAAGCTGGAGCGCAAGGCCACCCGGATCAACGCCAAGGCGACGTTGAAGGAAATCCGGGCCGGTCAGCGTACGCTCGGCAAGGCGATTACCCAGCTGGCCCTTTCCAACAACCTGTTTGACATCTGTTTCCTCCTATCAGAGATGGCCGGCCTTGAACAGAAATACGTGACCAATGTCATGGTCCGATACGATTCCACCGGTGTTGCCGTCCTGTGCCGTGCCATGGGCGTTGAAAACAGCGACTATCATGCCCTTTGCAAGGCGCGCGCCATGCACAACAAGCAGCCGCAATCAACCGCCGAGAACTGGGCCAACGATTACCAGTCCCTGTCGGACCGGGACGCACGTCGCCTGCTCTCCTTCATGAAGATCCGTCTGCAGACCCTGGAAACCCAGGCGGCCTGA